Proteins encoded within one genomic window of Citricoccus muralis:
- a CDS encoding redoxin domain-containing protein — protein MTEVPAPTEPRLRDQFGQPWAWPPVVAPEGAAAEAEAGSLNGVWLVFLPGAFTPVCTVELRWIDQLAQLCFPERIGVRVIAPDAAPVLRAVADEHQITTPLLSDFWPHGAAAQRLGCFDSETGRPCRTSVLITTDGVEMARVVGEPSRPRTVEQHVDAMVSAKRPDVG, from the coding sequence GTGACCGAGGTCCCCGCACCCACCGAACCGCGGTTGCGTGACCAATTCGGTCAACCGTGGGCCTGGCCGCCGGTGGTAGCGCCGGAAGGTGCGGCGGCCGAAGCTGAGGCAGGATCTCTGAACGGGGTCTGGCTGGTCTTTCTCCCCGGGGCGTTCACCCCAGTGTGCACCGTCGAGTTGCGGTGGATCGATCAGCTGGCGCAACTGTGCTTTCCCGAGCGCATCGGCGTGCGGGTGATCGCCCCGGACGCCGCCCCCGTGTTGCGGGCCGTCGCCGACGAGCACCAGATCACCACCCCGTTGCTCTCGGATTTCTGGCCGCACGGCGCAGCGGCACAGCGACTGGGCTGTTTCGATTCCGAGACCGGTCGGCCTTGCCGTACCAGCGTGTTGATCACCACAGATGGCGTCGAAATGGCCCGTGTGGTGGGAGAACCCTCTCGCCCGCGTACGGTTGAACAACACGTCGACGCGATGGTGTCAGCAAAACGTCCCGACGTCGGGTAA
- a CDS encoding MarR family winged helix-turn-helix transcriptional regulator, producing MDLSRAVGHLLRRAQQRHAELWAEIVDPDLTSSQFAVLEAVVHWADDWGIRDQGSVAGRAGLDVSTGAEMMRRLEAQGWLQRVPHPLDSRRRVIEPRPPAAVVVRVVQPAVRQVQERLCSPLASADLDWAMPRWFALGDTQDAAEAPGRPGQVLRLAQQRHSRLWGQLVSTDTTSVQFAVLTSLETGEPTKQSDLAVRAGVDRSTASSVIQRLARRGLVERQEGRDKRQRMIGLSDEGRALLGELTPAVEVLQRELLTPLNEEDHHRVIALLARLVTEGDG from the coding sequence ATGGATCTGAGTCGTGCGGTAGGGCACCTGTTGCGCCGGGCGCAGCAGCGTCACGCGGAACTCTGGGCTGAGATCGTGGACCCGGACCTGACCTCCTCACAGTTCGCAGTGCTGGAGGCTGTGGTCCACTGGGCAGACGACTGGGGTATTAGGGATCAGGGCAGCGTGGCCGGCCGTGCCGGACTAGACGTCTCGACCGGCGCCGAAATGATGCGCCGACTTGAGGCGCAGGGCTGGTTGCAACGGGTGCCGCATCCGCTGGATTCCCGGCGACGGGTGATTGAGCCCCGCCCGCCTGCTGCGGTCGTCGTGCGGGTCGTTCAGCCTGCCGTGCGTCAGGTGCAGGAACGCTTGTGTTCACCACTCGCGTCGGCGGATCTGGATTGGGCGATGCCCCGCTGGTTCGCGCTCGGTGACACTCAAGATGCGGCCGAGGCGCCGGGGCGGCCTGGGCAAGTATTACGCCTAGCCCAGCAACGGCATTCACGGCTGTGGGGTCAGCTCGTCTCGACTGACACCACCTCGGTGCAGTTCGCCGTCTTGACTAGTCTGGAAACAGGGGAGCCGACCAAGCAGTCAGATTTGGCAGTACGTGCCGGGGTGGATCGCTCGACCGCGTCGTCGGTGATTCAACGCCTGGCGCGTCGCGGCCTGGTGGAACGCCAGGAAGGCCGCGATAAGCGGCAAAGGATGATCGGGCTGAGCGATGAGGGGCGCGCACTGCTCGGGGAGCTGACTCCCGCGGTGGAGGTGCTGCAGCGTGAGCTGCTCACGCCTCTGAATGAAGAGGATCACCACCGGGTGATCGCGCTGTTGGCGCGGCTCGTCACGGAGGGTGACGGTTAG
- a CDS encoding DUF3052 domain-containing protein produces MNQTESAQSAQESPDEGVAAKLGLSSGDLVQELGYDSDVDYDFRDALEDALGEELLTEEDQEPVDAVILWWRSDDGDVTELTDALVDSQRSLDGGPVWLLTPRNSQPGHVNQADITEAAGTAGFNPTTTAGVSQDWQATRLETRTKR; encoded by the coding sequence GTGAACCAGACAGAGTCCGCCCAGTCCGCCCAGGAATCTCCCGATGAGGGTGTGGCGGCGAAGCTGGGACTGTCCAGCGGAGACCTCGTGCAGGAACTCGGCTACGATTCCGACGTCGACTACGATTTCCGCGACGCACTGGAAGATGCTCTGGGCGAAGAGCTGCTTACCGAAGAGGACCAAGAGCCGGTGGACGCCGTCATCCTGTGGTGGCGTTCCGACGACGGTGATGTCACTGAGTTGACGGATGCCTTGGTGGATTCCCAGCGTTCGCTTGACGGCGGCCCCGTGTGGTTGCTCACCCCGCGCAATTCTCAGCCCGGGCACGTCAACCAAGCAGACATCACCGAGGCCGCCGGTACTGCAGGTTTCAATCCCACCACCACGGCCGGGGTAAGCCAGGACTGGCAGGCCACACGCCTGGAAACCCGCACCAAGCGGTGA
- a CDS encoding FAD-dependent monooxygenase, whose protein sequence is MQYHLDGYTYGDPAIAAPAPGHTDQQGPLPDQVDVLIVGTGPAGAVLAAQLSHFPEIITRVVERRQSALQRGHADGVACRTVEMFNAFGLASRLLDEAYWVNETTFWAPSAQNGTEIERTDTIQDVADGLSEFPHVIVNQARMQELLFDHAARSPSRLQVDYGYHYLSQTTDRDQDYPVEVTLAETDEDNRPTGTTRTLRARYVVGCDGARSAVRESIGRALQGDAQNHAWGVLDVLVDTDFPDIRKKSVIRSEQGSIIIIPREGGHLVRFYVDLGTVDPADSEFRTRTQVDDVIAVANRIMTPFTVSVAHVAWWSVYEVGQRLADGFDDVDGRSDDAPRIFIAGDACHTHSAKAGQGMNVSMQDTFNLGWKLAAVLQGRAPGSLLHTYSQERQVTAAELIDYDTRWSKMVGSRSADTTSDDAVSASDVQRQFVEGGTFTAGFATEYQPSLLTGSSEHQHLAPGYPVGKRFHSAPVIRVEDARPLQLGHTHDADGRFRIYLFADRNGLAPDSAARNWCERFDTDPVSALNQFTPADAERDAVFDVRAIVQQKHLEVDPTSFPELLRPRKGPFQVVDHEKVFSAEVTNGFLLGSIPGLSATEDIYSLRGIDRDAGAVVVVRPDQYVAQVLPLDDYATLDAYFSGFLLEQA, encoded by the coding sequence ATGCAGTACCATCTCGACGGATACACCTACGGCGATCCTGCCATTGCCGCTCCTGCCCCGGGCCACACCGATCAGCAAGGTCCACTGCCCGATCAGGTTGATGTGCTCATCGTTGGGACCGGACCGGCCGGAGCTGTCCTGGCCGCGCAGCTCTCCCATTTCCCTGAAATCATCACGCGCGTGGTCGAACGACGCCAGTCTGCCTTGCAGCGCGGGCACGCCGACGGCGTGGCTTGCCGTACCGTGGAGATGTTCAACGCATTCGGACTCGCCTCACGACTGCTCGATGAGGCCTACTGGGTCAACGAGACCACATTCTGGGCTCCGAGCGCGCAGAACGGCACCGAAATAGAACGCACAGACACGATTCAAGATGTCGCCGATGGGCTCAGCGAGTTCCCGCATGTCATCGTCAACCAGGCACGCATGCAGGAGCTGCTTTTCGACCACGCGGCCCGCTCCCCCTCCCGCCTGCAAGTGGACTACGGATACCACTACCTCTCACAGACCACCGATCGGGACCAGGACTATCCCGTCGAAGTCACGCTCGCGGAAACCGACGAGGACAACCGGCCCACCGGCACCACGCGCACCCTTCGCGCCCGCTACGTGGTCGGCTGCGATGGCGCCCGCTCCGCGGTCCGCGAGTCCATTGGCCGCGCGCTTCAGGGGGACGCACAAAATCACGCCTGGGGTGTGTTGGACGTGCTGGTGGACACCGATTTCCCGGATATCCGCAAGAAGTCGGTGATCCGCTCCGAACAGGGATCAATCATCATCATTCCCCGCGAGGGTGGTCACCTGGTCCGCTTCTACGTTGATCTGGGCACCGTTGACCCCGCCGATTCCGAGTTCCGTACTCGGACGCAGGTCGACGACGTCATCGCTGTGGCCAACCGCATCATGACCCCCTTCACGGTGTCAGTGGCACACGTGGCCTGGTGGAGTGTCTATGAAGTCGGCCAGCGTCTGGCGGATGGTTTCGACGACGTCGACGGACGGAGCGACGATGCTCCGCGGATCTTCATCGCCGGCGACGCCTGCCACACGCACTCAGCCAAAGCCGGTCAAGGGATGAACGTCTCCATGCAGGACACCTTCAATTTGGGTTGGAAGCTCGCCGCAGTACTGCAGGGACGGGCACCCGGGTCCCTGCTCCACACCTATTCACAGGAACGCCAGGTCACCGCCGCCGAACTCATCGACTACGACACGCGCTGGTCAAAGATGGTCGGTTCTCGTTCCGCCGACACTACCTCCGACGACGCCGTCTCAGCCTCCGATGTCCAGCGCCAGTTCGTGGAGGGCGGCACCTTCACCGCCGGCTTCGCCACCGAGTATCAACCGTCGCTGCTCACCGGGTCCTCGGAGCACCAGCACCTGGCGCCCGGGTACCCGGTCGGCAAGCGTTTCCATTCCGCCCCGGTGATCCGGGTTGAGGATGCCCGTCCGCTGCAGCTAGGCCACACCCACGACGCCGACGGTCGTTTCCGAATCTATCTTTTCGCCGACCGGAATGGGCTCGCCCCCGATTCGGCCGCCCGCAACTGGTGCGAGCGTTTTGACACCGACCCTGTATCCGCACTGAACCAATTCACTCCAGCCGACGCCGAACGCGACGCCGTCTTCGATGTCCGCGCCATCGTTCAGCAGAAGCACCTCGAGGTCGATCCGACCTCGTTCCCCGAGCTGTTGCGTCCGCGCAAGGGTCCTTTCCAGGTGGTGGACCACGAGAAGGTGTTCTCGGCCGAGGTCACCAACGGGTTCTTGCTCGGCTCGATTCCGGGACTGTCCGCCACCGAAGACATCTATTCACTGCGCGGCATCGACCGTGATGCCGGTGCCGTCGTCGTGGTGCGTCCGGACCAATACGTCGCCCAGGTGCTGCCCCTGGATGACTACGCAACGCTCGACGCCTACTTCTCAGGGTTCCTGCTCGAGCAGGCCTGA